A part of Lujinxingia sediminis genomic DNA contains:
- a CDS encoding AI-2E family transporter, with protein sequence MSADTPNPDPRADSCQNHHETSFSPFIRHAASILAMVVFITIGLLFLWEMKTLILVIFLAILLSIFLRWLSDHLQRRTPLNGLWALLTVVIALLALTGGAGWLMAPAIATQVNAIREMIPQALDELQAWIAQTSAGPRILAELGALDPASFFTNEIIGQLGDAFAGGLNFLTNAALVLVVGVYLAIDPGTYKRGLIHLVPMHYRPRAETILNVCTHQMIWWLLGRLLAMGAVALIVAIGLWALGIPLPFTLGFIAGLFSFVPILGSIASFLPAALVALLVGPEFVLWAGLVFLGAQAIEGNLLTPIVQKRFVSLPHALTLISQVIGGILFGLVGVTVATPLAVLLMALVNMIYVEDVLGDTTPYTDLADRLH encoded by the coding sequence ATGAGCGCAGACACGCCCAATCCCGATCCGCGCGCTGATTCATGCCAGAACCACCACGAAACGAGCTTCTCCCCCTTCATCCGCCACGCCGCAAGCATCCTGGCCATGGTCGTCTTCATCACCATCGGCCTGCTCTTCCTCTGGGAGATGAAGACCCTGATCCTGGTCATCTTCCTGGCCATCCTCCTCTCCATCTTTCTGCGCTGGCTCAGCGACCATCTCCAGCGTCGCACACCGCTCAACGGGCTCTGGGCTCTGCTCACCGTCGTCATCGCCCTGCTCGCTCTTACTGGAGGGGCCGGCTGGCTGATGGCCCCCGCCATCGCTACCCAGGTCAACGCCATTCGCGAGATGATCCCTCAAGCCCTTGACGAGCTTCAGGCCTGGATCGCCCAGACCTCGGCCGGACCCCGCATCCTCGCTGAACTCGGCGCGCTCGACCCGGCCAGCTTCTTCACCAACGAGATCATCGGACAACTCGGCGACGCCTTTGCTGGAGGCCTCAACTTCCTCACCAACGCCGCCCTTGTTCTCGTCGTGGGGGTCTACCTGGCCATCGATCCCGGAACCTACAAACGCGGGCTGATCCACCTCGTCCCCATGCACTACCGCCCCCGGGCCGAGACCATCCTCAACGTCTGCACCCACCAGATGATCTGGTGGCTCCTGGGACGCCTCCTGGCGATGGGTGCCGTCGCCCTTATCGTCGCCATCGGCCTCTGGGCGCTCGGTATACCCTTGCCCTTTACCCTCGGGTTCATCGCCGGGCTCTTCTCCTTCGTCCCCATCCTCGGCTCGATCGCTTCCTTTCTCCCGGCCGCCCTGGTCGCCCTCCTCGTCGGCCCTGAATTCGTCCTCTGGGCCGGCCTCGTCTTTCTCGGTGCCCAGGCCATCGAAGGCAACCTCCTCACCCCCATCGTTCAAAAGCGCTTTGTCTCACTCCCCCACGCCCTCACCCTGATCTCCCAGGTCATCGGCGGTATCCTCTTCGGGCTTGTCGGCGTCACCGTAGCAACACCCCTGGCCGTCCTTCTCATGGCGCTCGTCAACATGATCTACGTCGAAGACGTCCTCGGAGACACCACCCCTTACACCGACCTGGCCGACAGGCTCCATTGA
- a CDS encoding DNA alkylation repair protein has product MPFDPTPIACRVSQHLQALADPDNAEKMAAYMKTSMPFYGVQAGPRDQIVKTLAPDIHLADHHNYVALIEALWHLPHREEKYIAIRLARRFKPFITPASLPLYERLIRDGAWWDFTDEIATHLVGDVLNHHPHQTWPTLDRWLHDPDRWIRRAALLAQNRLKSHTDSDKLFAYCLHLASEDEFFIRKAVGWALREYARTNPDAVRNFLNTHADTLSPLSIREASRHLKS; this is encoded by the coding sequence ATGCCCTTCGACCCCACCCCCATCGCCTGCCGCGTCTCCCAACACCTCCAGGCACTCGCCGACCCCGATAACGCCGAGAAGATGGCGGCGTACATGAAAACATCCATGCCCTTCTACGGCGTCCAGGCCGGCCCCCGCGACCAGATCGTCAAAACACTCGCCCCCGACATCCACCTCGCCGACCACCACAACTACGTCGCCCTCATCGAAGCCCTCTGGCATCTCCCCCACCGCGAAGAAAAATACATCGCCATCCGCCTCGCCAGACGCTTCAAACCCTTCATCACCCCCGCCTCCCTCCCCCTCTACGAACGCCTCATCCGAGACGGCGCCTGGTGGGACTTCACCGACGAGATCGCCACCCACCTCGTCGGCGACGTCCTTAACCACCATCCCCACCAGACCTGGCCCACCCTCGACCGCTGGCTCCACGACCCCGACCGCTGGATCCGCCGCGCCGCCCTACTCGCCCAGAATCGCCTCAAATCCCACACCGACTCCGACAAGCTCTTCGCCTACTGCCTCCACCTGGCCAGCGAAGACGAGTTCTTTATCCGCAAAGCCGTCGGCTGGGCACTGCGCGAATACGCCCGCACCAACCCTGACGCCGTCCGCAACTTTCTAAACACCCACGCCGATACCCTCTCTCCCCTGAGCATCCGCGAAGCCTCCAGACATCTGAAGAGCTGA
- a CDS encoding FG-GAP repeat domain-containing protein: MVRQGQGVWLVLMVIVVLGAGCGDSVEELEQLDAGGDAWDGGEDANAEDVGGRDVEPCLDGEEQVCDLSESCRGIQMCVEGEWAACEAPDEICDGVDNDCDGEIDEDFAGLGEVCVSGEGQCEVSGEMICGDDGQSVTCSVEAGPGVEEVCDGVDNDCDGEVDNVVGLGESCSVGTGQCAASGVQVCDVEARTLVCDALSAEPGEEVCDGVDNDCDGEVDNVVGLGESCSVGTGQCAASGTRVCDIDAGALVCNASAGGPQSETCNGLDDDCDGVVDNVPGLGESCSVGTGQCAASGTRVCDVDAGALVCNAVEGSPSAEVCDGRDNNCNGTVDDVPGLGTSCSVGTGQCAASGTRICDIDAGALVCNAVEGSPSAEVCDGRDNNCNGTVDDVPGLGTSCSVGTGQCAASGTRVCNTNTGTLACSAVAGSPSAEVCDGRDNNCNGTVDDVPGLGTSCSVGTGQCAASGTRVCDVGARALVCNATAGSPQTETCNGVDDNCDGTPDNVSGLGNSCSVGVGACRRTGSRICDLGSESLTCSASPGHPSAETCNGVDDNCDGTIDNTTMSFGVATTYGADRGCIAMAAGDINGDGRIDVVCAPVIHDANNLDTRLFTYLNQGGGNFASATYLQAVAVSPFRTQSDVALGDVDGDGDLDIVAVGETMKAQVYINNGSGQFAAPYEAFQFSPGGEPGTGGLVLDDMDGDGDLDIVTTIGSIRSSDWSLALSPNNGSGTFGAPTIIDATVPRARALRSFNPDGDGDRDLVAIYPTKVSLYRAASPGTFNSPNTVVNGTVSLGADPVLADLNNDGRADLLLPATGMRYFVPGTASGFGSAQSSTRPATEVSAAVGQFDCDGSAEAMIVAVNGGAPLYYLAHPQNLSSEGVAAGLHGTSVRVFDVDRDGDDDVVVGAHANGIRVLRRH, from the coding sequence ATGGTGAGGCAAGGTCAGGGTGTGTGGTTGGTGTTGATGGTGATTGTGGTGCTGGGGGCAGGCTGCGGCGATAGCGTGGAGGAGCTTGAGCAGCTCGATGCGGGCGGGGACGCCTGGGACGGAGGGGAGGACGCGAATGCCGAGGATGTCGGGGGTAGGGACGTTGAGCCGTGCCTCGATGGTGAGGAGCAGGTCTGCGATCTCAGCGAGAGCTGTCGGGGGATCCAGATGTGTGTGGAGGGGGAGTGGGCGGCATGTGAGGCCCCGGATGAGATCTGTGACGGGGTCGACAATGACTGCGATGGAGAGATCGACGAAGACTTTGCCGGCCTCGGTGAGGTCTGCGTCAGCGGAGAGGGGCAGTGCGAGGTCAGCGGAGAGATGATCTGCGGGGACGATGGCCAGTCGGTGACGTGCAGCGTGGAGGCAGGCCCCGGGGTTGAGGAGGTCTGTGACGGGGTCGATAACGACTGCGACGGTGAGGTTGATAACGTGGTCGGCCTTGGGGAGAGCTGCTCTGTGGGCACGGGTCAGTGCGCGGCCAGCGGTGTGCAGGTCTGTGATGTGGAGGCGCGTACGCTTGTGTGTGACGCGCTGAGCGCTGAGCCTGGTGAGGAGGTCTGTGACGGGGTCGATAACGACTGCGACGGTGAGGTTGATAACGTGGTCGGCCTTGGGGAGAGCTGCTCTGTGGGTACGGGTCAGTGCGCAGCGAGCGGTACGCGGGTCTGCGATATCGACGCTGGGGCGCTCGTGTGTAACGCGAGCGCCGGAGGTCCGCAGTCTGAGACATGCAACGGTCTGGATGATGATTGCGACGGTGTGGTCGACAATGTTCCCGGTCTTGGGGAGAGCTGCTCTGTGGGTACGGGTCAGTGCGCAGCGAGCGGTACGCGGGTCTGCGATGTCGACGCCGGGGCGCTTGTGTGTAACGCGGTTGAGGGCTCCCCGAGCGCCGAGGTGTGCGACGGGCGGGATAACAACTGCAATGGGACGGTCGATGACGTGCCGGGGTTGGGGACGAGCTGTTCGGTAGGTACGGGTCAGTGCGCAGCGAGTGGTACGCGTATCTGCGATATCGACGCCGGGGCGCTGGTGTGCAACGCGGTTGAGGGCTCCCCGAGCGCCGAGGTGTGTGACGGGCGGGATAACAACTGCAATGGGACGGTCGATGACGTGCCGGGGTTGGGGACGAGCTGCTCGGTAGGTACGGGGCAGTGCGCAGCGAGCGGTACGCGGGTTTGCAATACGAACACCGGCACTCTGGCGTGCAGCGCGGTTGCGGGCTCCCCGAGCGCCGAGGTGTGCGACGGGCGGGATAACAACTGCAATGGGACGGTCGATGATGTGCCGGGGTTGGGGACGAGCTGTTCGGTAGGTACGGGGCAGTGCGCAGCGAGCGGTACGCGGGTGTGTGATGTGGGGGCTCGTGCGCTGGTGTGCAACGCGACGGCCGGAAGTCCCCAGACGGAGACGTGCAACGGCGTCGACGATAACTGCGACGGAACCCCGGATAATGTGTCGGGGCTCGGGAACAGCTGTTCGGTGGGCGTGGGTGCCTGCCGACGCACCGGCAGTCGTATCTGTGATCTGGGGAGTGAGAGTCTGACGTGCAGCGCATCGCCGGGACATCCCAGCGCGGAGACGTGCAACGGCGTCGACGACAACTGCGATGGAACCATCGACAATACGACGATGAGCTTTGGGGTAGCGACCACGTATGGCGCGGATCGCGGATGCATCGCTATGGCTGCCGGCGATATCAACGGGGATGGCCGCATTGATGTGGTATGTGCTCCGGTCATCCATGATGCGAACAACCTCGACACGCGTCTCTTCACGTATCTGAATCAGGGCGGAGGGAACTTCGCTTCGGCGACGTATCTTCAGGCGGTGGCGGTTTCGCCCTTCCGCACGCAGAGCGATGTGGCGTTGGGCGATGTCGATGGTGATGGCGACCTCGACATCGTCGCGGTTGGGGAGACGATGAAGGCCCAGGTCTATATCAACAATGGGAGTGGGCAGTTTGCGGCGCCCTATGAGGCGTTCCAGTTTAGCCCGGGCGGGGAGCCGGGGACCGGTGGGCTGGTGCTGGATGATATGGATGGCGATGGGGACCTGGATATCGTCACGACGATCGGGTCGATTCGGTCGTCGGATTGGAGTCTGGCGCTCTCCCCTAACAACGGTAGCGGGACGTTTGGGGCGCCGACGATCATCGACGCAACAGTGCCTCGCGCCCGTGCGCTTCGCTCGTTTAACCCGGATGGTGATGGGGATCGCGATCTTGTCGCCATCTATCCTACAAAAGTATCGCTCTATCGGGCGGCCTCTCCCGGCACATTCAACTCGCCGAACACGGTGGTAAACGGGACAGTGTCATTGGGGGCGGACCCGGTACTGGCGGACTTGAACAACGACGGACGCGCGGACCTGCTCTTGCCGGCAACTGGGATGCGCTATTTCGTGCCGGGTACGGCCAGTGGGTTTGGTAGCGCACAGTCGTCGACGAGGCCGGCGACCGAGGTGTCGGCGGCGGTCGGGCAGTTTGACTGCGATGGTTCGGCCGAGGCGATGATCGTGGCTGTCAATGGGGGAGCTCCGCTCTATTATCTGGCTCATCCGCAGAACTTGAGCAGTGAGGGCGTGGCAGCGGGGCTGCACGGAACCAGCGTGCGTGTGTTCGATGTCGATCGTGATGGAGATGATGACGTTGTGGTGGGGGCTCATGCCAACGGCATTCGTGTGTTGCGTCGGCACTAA
- a CDS encoding acyl-CoA dehydrogenase family protein, translated as MGYGLSDDQKMYQKTARDFARDVIRPASEHHDQTGEYPWEILTKAWELGLLNTMVPAEYGGLGLGALEACILSEEMAWGCTGIGTAMEANQLATAPLIMFGTEEQKKKYLGMLVDGLKDDGTPHMAAYCVTEPGAGSDVQAVKTRAVKEGDIYRISGQKMWITNGAKASWYFVLAYTDQDAGYRGLTGFIVDADTPGIEVGRKEINLGQKASDTRSISFDNVEVPAENVLGGKEGGGWAQAMGAFDKSRPIVASAAVGLARAAFEHARAYSLERTTFGKPIARHQAVSFMLSDMAMNIQAARHLVWESAWLHDQGERNTKQAAFAKAFAADMAVKVASDAVQVYGGYGYSTEYPVEKLYRDSKIFQIYEGTSQIQRVIISREILREA; from the coding sequence ATCGGCTACGGCTTAAGCGACGACCAGAAGATGTACCAGAAGACCGCGCGCGACTTCGCCCGCGACGTCATCCGCCCCGCCTCCGAACACCACGACCAGACCGGCGAATACCCCTGGGAAATCCTCACCAAGGCCTGGGAACTCGGCCTGCTCAACACGATGGTCCCCGCCGAGTACGGCGGCCTGGGCCTGGGCGCCCTCGAAGCCTGCATCCTCTCCGAAGAAATGGCCTGGGGCTGCACCGGCATCGGCACCGCCATGGAGGCCAACCAGCTGGCCACCGCCCCGCTGATCATGTTCGGAACCGAAGAACAGAAGAAGAAGTACCTGGGCATGCTCGTCGACGGCCTCAAAGACGACGGTACCCCGCACATGGCCGCCTACTGCGTCACCGAGCCCGGCGCCGGCAGCGACGTCCAGGCCGTCAAGACCCGCGCCGTCAAAGAGGGTGACATCTACCGCATCAGCGGTCAGAAGATGTGGATCACCAACGGCGCCAAGGCCTCCTGGTACTTCGTGCTGGCCTACACCGACCAGGACGCCGGCTACCGCGGCCTCACCGGCTTCATCGTCGACGCCGACACCCCCGGCATCGAAGTCGGCCGCAAAGAGATCAACCTCGGCCAGAAGGCCAGCGACACTCGCTCCATCAGCTTCGACAACGTCGAAGTCCCGGCCGAAAACGTCCTCGGCGGCAAAGAGGGCGGCGGCTGGGCCCAGGCCATGGGCGCCTTCGACAAATCTCGCCCCATCGTCGCCTCGGCCGCCGTCGGCCTGGCCCGCGCTGCCTTCGAGCACGCCCGCGCCTACTCCCTGGAGCGCACCACCTTCGGCAAGCCCATCGCTCGCCACCAGGCCGTCAGCTTCATGCTCTCCGACATGGCCATGAACATCCAGGCTGCCCGTCACCTCGTCTGGGAATCGGCCTGGCTCCACGACCAGGGTGAGCGCAACACCAAGCAGGCCGCCTTCGCCAAGGCCTTTGCCGCGGATATGGCCGTCAAGGTCGCCAGCGACGCCGTCCAGGTCTACGGCGGCTATGGCTACTCCACCGAGTACCCCGTCGAGAAACTCTACCGCGACTCGAAGATTTTCCAGATCTACGAAGGAACCTCCCAGATCCAGCGCGTCATCATCAGCCGCGAGATCCTGCGCGAAGCCTGA
- a CDS encoding CCA tRNA nucleotidyltransferase: MKRLFEAFEKAGKELYLVGGAVRDVALGIPIDELDDLDFCTNALPEESLAIIKGANLPFYEVGKEFGTIGAVLRGPEEKGYPKDCQVTTYRSAEYYRRGSRHPVVTYGDTIDQDLGRRDFSINSMAMNAAGDFIDPYGGLDDLQKGVMRVVGDPWETLAEDPLRILRAARFQSRLGFTIDGELRQASEDRAHCILEISRERWLQETTKMLHGPYIHQAMAFLQEVGLLQIILPEVAELRNFHASSPVHHKDLWEHTLQVITQCPQSDALKWAGLMHDVGKQWTREVSEEEGRVSFYGHEEAGASAFDEVAERFKMDKATAKEVRHIIALHGRIPQYSGEWTDPAVRRLVRELDPYVESMLDFARADLTTASLEKREAALERVEELAGRIEVLEQAQSLRPELPKGIGRILMDAFKLKPSPLVGRLKSALEERIVEGLLESGREAEYYVESLRRDPPEDGPELA, translated from the coding sequence ATGAAGCGCTTATTTGAGGCCTTTGAGAAGGCTGGCAAGGAACTGTATCTGGTGGGCGGTGCGGTGCGTGATGTGGCGCTGGGCATTCCCATCGATGAGCTGGATGACCTGGATTTTTGTACGAACGCGTTGCCGGAGGAGTCTCTGGCGATCATCAAAGGGGCGAACCTTCCCTTTTATGAGGTGGGCAAGGAGTTCGGGACGATCGGGGCAGTGCTCAGGGGGCCGGAGGAGAAGGGGTATCCGAAGGATTGTCAGGTCACGACCTACCGCTCGGCGGAGTATTACCGGCGGGGAAGTCGGCATCCGGTGGTGACGTACGGGGATACGATCGACCAGGACCTGGGGCGTCGGGATTTTTCGATCAACTCGATGGCGATGAATGCCGCCGGGGACTTCATTGATCCTTACGGTGGGCTCGATGACTTGCAGAAAGGGGTGATGCGGGTGGTGGGGGACCCGTGGGAGACGCTGGCCGAGGACCCGTTGCGGATTTTGAGGGCGGCGAGGTTTCAGAGTCGGCTGGGGTTCACGATTGATGGGGAGTTAAGGCAGGCCTCGGAGGATCGGGCGCATTGCATTCTGGAGATCAGCCGTGAGCGTTGGCTTCAGGAAACGACGAAGATGCTGCACGGGCCCTACATCCATCAGGCGATGGCGTTTCTGCAGGAGGTGGGGCTCTTGCAGATTATTTTGCCGGAGGTGGCGGAGCTGCGAAATTTTCATGCGTCGAGCCCGGTGCATCATAAGGATCTCTGGGAGCATACGTTGCAGGTGATCACGCAGTGCCCGCAGTCGGATGCATTGAAGTGGGCGGGGTTGATGCATGATGTAGGTAAGCAGTGGACGCGGGAGGTAAGTGAAGAGGAGGGGCGCGTCAGCTTTTATGGTCATGAGGAGGCGGGGGCGAGTGCTTTTGATGAGGTGGCCGAGCGCTTTAAGATGGATAAGGCTACCGCGAAAGAAGTGCGTCATATCATCGCGTTGCACGGGCGAATTCCGCAGTACAGCGGGGAGTGGACCGATCCGGCGGTGCGGCGGCTTGTGCGGGAGCTCGATCCTTATGTGGAGAGCATGCTGGACTTTGCACGTGCCGATTTGACGACAGCGTCTCTGGAGAAGCGAGAGGCGGCTCTGGAGCGTGTCGAAGAGCTCGCCGGCAGGATCGAGGTGCTGGAGCAGGCTCAGTCGCTGCGGCCGGAGCTGCCCAAAGGCATCGGGCGCATCTTGATGGACGCCTTCAAGCTCAAGCCTTCGCCGCTGGTGGGGCGGTTGAAGAGCGCGCTGGAAGAGCGTATCGTGGAGGGCCTTCTGGAAAGTGGCCGTGAGGCCGAATATTACGTGGAGAGTTTGCGCCGGGATCCGCCTGAAGACGGGCCGGAGCTGGCTTAA
- a CDS encoding glutathione S-transferase family protein: MNELVLTTFDWVPDLPRGYVRDLRVRWALEEAALPYRVESVPFRDREEGHFAHQPFGQVPWLSDGELSIFESGAILMHLGQKSEVLLPAEYHRRVEVMAWVFAALNSVEMASLPWTIFEFSGFSKETPEWERLDTFLMARLDHIEAVLAEQTWLAGRFSIADILMADVLRLVDRFDRLEGHPACRAYVERACERPAFKKALEDQLAHFSAAD, encoded by the coding sequence ATGAATGAGTTGGTCTTGACCACCTTCGACTGGGTCCCCGATCTGCCTCGTGGTTATGTGCGAGATCTGCGCGTGCGCTGGGCGCTGGAAGAGGCCGCATTGCCCTACCGGGTCGAGAGCGTTCCCTTCCGCGATCGCGAGGAGGGGCATTTTGCGCACCAACCCTTTGGTCAGGTGCCCTGGCTGAGCGATGGGGAGCTTTCGATCTTTGAGAGTGGTGCGATCCTCATGCACCTCGGCCAGAAAAGTGAGGTGTTGTTGCCGGCAGAGTATCATCGGCGCGTGGAGGTGATGGCGTGGGTCTTCGCCGCGCTGAACTCGGTGGAGATGGCGAGCCTGCCGTGGACGATTTTCGAGTTCTCCGGCTTCTCAAAAGAGACTCCGGAGTGGGAACGCCTCGACACCTTTCTTATGGCGAGGCTCGATCATATCGAGGCGGTACTCGCTGAGCAGACCTGGCTGGCCGGGAGGTTTTCTATCGCGGATATTCTGATGGCGGATGTGTTGCGTCTGGTCGACCGCTTTGATCGCCTGGAGGGGCATCCGGCCTGCCGCGCCTATGTGGAGCGGGCTTGCGAGCGGCCGGCATTTAAGAAGGCCCTGGAGGATCAGCTGGCGCACTTTTCGGCGGCTGATTAG
- a CDS encoding NAD(P)/FAD-dependent oxidoreductase, with protein sequence MTSHYNILIVGGGAAGISAAARLATADAPLHVAILDPADWHYYQPLWTLVGGGVFTREHTRKPMSEVIPPGVTWLQESAATFAPDAHSVTTTEGRTYTYDQLIVAPGLQLDWHKINGLDGHMGQGGICSNYAYDTVNSTWEALQNFRGGNALFTFPRGTVKCGGAPQKIMWLSEHYLQKQGLRDRADVHFVSSGGAIFGVEKYKKALQKLVAQRDIHTHFGRNLIEVRPDEKVAVFESLHGEAPLELPYEMLHITPPQSAPDFIKTSPLADAGGWVEVDRHTLQHTRFPDVFSAGDASSLPTAKTGAAIRKQVPVLVANLLARRQGRPLTAAYHGYTSCPLVTGYGRLILAEFDYDGNPVESFPFDQAQERYSMYALKAYMLPEMYWHGMLKGRA encoded by the coding sequence ATGACCTCCCACTACAACATCCTCATCGTCGGCGGCGGGGCCGCCGGCATCTCCGCCGCCGCTCGCCTCGCCACAGCAGACGCCCCCCTGCATGTGGCCATCCTTGACCCCGCAGACTGGCACTACTACCAGCCCCTGTGGACCCTGGTCGGCGGCGGCGTATTTACCCGCGAGCACACCCGCAAGCCGATGAGTGAAGTGATCCCCCCCGGCGTCACCTGGCTCCAGGAGAGCGCGGCCACCTTCGCCCCCGACGCCCACAGCGTCACCACCACCGAAGGCCGCACCTACACCTACGACCAACTCATCGTCGCCCCCGGCCTCCAGCTCGACTGGCACAAAATCAATGGCCTCGACGGCCACATGGGCCAGGGTGGCATCTGCTCCAACTACGCCTACGACACCGTCAACTCCACCTGGGAGGCACTCCAAAACTTCCGCGGTGGCAACGCCCTCTTCACCTTCCCCAGAGGCACCGTCAAATGCGGCGGCGCACCCCAAAAAATCATGTGGCTCTCCGAGCACTACCTCCAAAAACAGGGGCTCCGCGACCGGGCCGATGTGCACTTCGTAAGCTCCGGCGGCGCAATCTTCGGCGTCGAAAAGTACAAAAAGGCCCTGCAAAAGCTCGTCGCCCAACGCGACATCCACACCCACTTCGGCCGCAACCTCATCGAGGTGCGCCCCGACGAGAAGGTCGCCGTCTTTGAGAGCCTCCATGGCGAGGCCCCCCTGGAACTCCCCTACGAGATGCTCCACATCACCCCGCCTCAGAGCGCGCCGGACTTCATCAAAACCAGCCCTCTGGCCGACGCCGGCGGCTGGGTCGAAGTCGACCGCCACACCCTCCAGCATACCCGCTTCCCCGACGTCTTCTCCGCCGGCGACGCCAGCAGCCTGCCCACCGCCAAAACCGGCGCCGCCATCCGTAAACAGGTCCCCGTCCTCGTCGCAAACCTGCTCGCCAGGCGCCAGGGCCGCCCCCTGACGGCCGCCTACCACGGCTACACCTCCTGCCCCCTGGTCACCGGCTACGGCCGCCTGATCCTGGCCGAATTCGACTACGACGGAAACCCCGTGGAAAGTTTCCCCTTCGACCAGGCTCAGGAGCGCTACAGCATGTACGCCCTCAAAGCCTACATGCTCCCCGAGATGTACTGGCACGGCATGCTCAAAGGCCGGGCTTAA
- a CDS encoding DUF1641 domain-containing protein has product MSETPSLDPAPPTHHDALARIEARLDRLEASIGRLTALLDQAPALIATAVDSADDHLPPAHGADIDARLRHLTRLTLRLTEPRVLATLEQLLDAGEQAPGQLAMAVDVVDDLVQRARARGLEPVALTEALASSGLTLATLLQSPELRALLASPAFAPHALATAHKALNALADTSPADAPRVGMLGLLNALRDDNVRRALGFALEVARAFGAALADADTPRQLPG; this is encoded by the coding sequence ATGTCCGAAACGCCCTCCCTCGATCCTGCCCCCCCCACCCACCACGACGCCCTGGCCCGCATCGAGGCTCGCCTCGACCGCCTGGAAGCCTCCATCGGCCGACTCACCGCCCTGCTCGACCAGGCCCCGGCCCTGATCGCCACCGCCGTCGACAGCGCCGACGACCACCTCCCGCCGGCCCACGGCGCCGACATCGACGCGCGACTCCGGCACCTCACGCGCCTGACCCTGCGCCTGACCGAGCCCCGCGTGCTGGCCACGCTCGAACAACTCCTGGACGCCGGCGAACAGGCCCCGGGCCAACTGGCCATGGCGGTCGATGTGGTCGATGACCTGGTGCAACGCGCCCGCGCCCGTGGCCTGGAACCGGTCGCGCTGACCGAAGCCCTGGCCTCCTCCGGCCTCACCCTGGCCACCCTCCTGCAGAGCCCGGAACTCCGCGCGCTGCTCGCATCCCCGGCCTTCGCCCCACACGCGCTGGCCACGGCCCACAAGGCGCTCAACGCCCTGGCCGATACCTCCCCGGCCGACGCCCCCCGGGTCGGAATGCTGGGCCTGCTCAACGCACTGCGCGACGATAACGTGCGCCGCGCTCTCGGCTTCGCCCTGGAAGTCGCCCGCGCCTTCGGTGCCGCCCTGGCCGACGCCGACACCCCACGCCAGCTTCCCGGCTAA